A genomic stretch from Pirellulales bacterium includes:
- a CDS encoding NUDIX domain-containing protein, whose amino-acid sequence MPSETNLNSNPSADPLEPLRYGVVAVVPREAQLMVIRRSEFVLAPRAICFPGGGIEPGESEPQALVREIREELNIDILPRRCLWRSVTAWRIALAWWLSAIPLGADPAPNPAEVEAVHWLTPDEIRTHPDLLQGNISFLNALASGEIQLS is encoded by the coding sequence ATGCCTTCCGAAACAAATCTAAATTCCAATCCGAGCGCCGATCCACTGGAGCCGCTGCGCTACGGGGTCGTGGCCGTAGTGCCGCGCGAGGCGCAATTGATGGTCATTCGGCGGTCTGAGTTCGTGTTGGCGCCGCGGGCAATTTGTTTTCCGGGCGGTGGAATCGAGCCAGGCGAATCCGAGCCGCAAGCGCTCGTGCGCGAGATTCGGGAAGAGCTGAACATCGACATTTTGCCGCGGCGATGTTTGTGGCGAAGCGTCACTGCCTGGCGAATCGCGCTGGCGTGGTGGCTGTCCGCCATTCCGCTTGGCGCCGACCCGGCGCCGAACCCGGCCGAAGTCGAAGCGGTGCACTGGCTAACGCCCGACGAGATCCGAACGCACCCCGACCTTTTGCAAGGCAACATCAGTTTTCTGAATGCACTGGCCAGCGGTGAGATTCAGCTTAGTTGA